Proteins encoded in a region of the Leishmania panamensis strain MHOM/PA/94/PSC-1 chromosome 15 sequence genome:
- a CDS encoding hypothetical protein (TriTrypDB/GeneDB-style sysID: LpmP.15.0330), whose amino-acid sequence MPSRAATRAVRLRRSPRAAAHTERLRLLTYPMALAQRGATMPLIHSPTMNLDHSGFPATRLLADTLSCFNKGGGGGGARLPPPTRAHDEFMGGSSGVAAASEKDDGATAAQTLPAPRRWVRDSDELCIASIHRSNNINRINSYIATYRLDDPQWRPLLLPEVHVLPKARTSSTDMPKTADAQGQQKTADHTNPVSSSTTLSAVDGYDVFIDYNKLTTLELMSRHSNYALRHLVQKGHAMYLVTFAQHSVVQMRGLVEASYVRCAYGIRGERLRTHIIHTGPVDVRDVLEIHPETLSVSFNLQKRHVRRGVVAVSTVEGYGTWFQRKPMLWQRTRRIGALQSQMGCYDYQLCDSAEVGRLRPYEVSLLAPHVRLVGAQGGANAVALVASSQVAQNERLYMGQFEAPVLTAVDAVHQLIHRIAVHHQLLRPAVAEAAGGDAATFEDLRLQELRRLAGMERFLPVSWVTRTPPPYVPLESDLPFRIQLSRPAVIRTDVRRGPTRGKENSKVAATFPTGGSVGSPFVKGVPLSLFEYNIHQGVDHYIFDDAPSARPLKWWNQKSNMPYSGYVYGMRSGLLDYVEPAEKLPNPLAPLTTPETSATPVKSARPRKKRVARARRHTSSGGGTAGAASDAPLSATGEAADAAQRAAPSASSSSHPDNAEDDMPLNLAAEELTAGKEELSGYDDGSRQEATLDWAEDGMDVSLASWPPLHMLVAPTTAAQRRLRRYAKPSSSLPAAGAASTPSATLASRADVLLRRQMRLRLKQRRQNAQRVSPSPPEDAARPPGATSGEKTL is encoded by the coding sequence ATGCCCTCgcgagcagcaacgcgcGCAGTACGCCTCCGTCGGTCAccgcgcgctgcggcacacacGGAGCGCTTGAGGCTGCTCACCTACCCAATGGCGCTCGCCCAGCGAGGTGCTACAATGCCGCTCATCCACAGTCCTACCATGAACCTTGACCACAGCGGCTTTCCCGCAACGCGGCTTCTTGCGGACACACTGAGCTGCTTCAAcaagggcggtggtggcggcggggcTCGACTACCCCCTCCGACCAGAGCGCACGACGAATTCATGGGAGGCTCGTCTGGTGTAGCCGCGGCCAGCGAAAAGGAtgacggcgccaccgctgcgcagaCGCTCCCGGCCCCGCGCCGATGGGTGCGAGATAGCGACGAGCTCTGCATCGCCTCCATCCACCGCAGCAACAATATCAACCGCATCAACTCCTACATCGCAACGTACAGGCTCGACGACCCACAGTGGCGtccgctactgctgccggAGGTGCACGTTTTACCCAAggcgcgcaccagcagcaccgacatGCCGAAGACCGCAGATGCACAAGGGCAGCAGAAAACAGCGGATCACACCAATCCTGTTTCTTCCTCGACGACACTGAGTGCCGTGGACGGCTATGACGTCTTCATCGACTACAACAAGCTCACCACACTGGAGCTCATGTCGCGGCACTCCAACTATGCACTGCGACACCTCGTCCAGAAGGGCCACGCCATGTACCTGGTTACCTTTGCCCAGCACTCAGTAGTGCAGATGCGCGGTTTGGTGGAGGCGTCCTACGTGAGATGCGCGTACGGCATTCGCGgagagcggctgcgcacgcacatcatCCACACCGGGCCCGTTGACGTGCGCGACGTGCTGGAGATACACCCCGAAACGCTGAGTGTGTCCTTCAACTTACAGAAGCGACATgtgcgccgcggcgtggTGGCCGTGTCCACTGTGGAGGGCTACGGCACCTGGTTTCAGCGAAAGCCAATGCTCtggcagcgcacgcgccgcaTCGGTGCTCTGCAGAGCCAGATGGGCTGCTACGACTACCAGCTGTGCGACAGTGCCGAGGTGGGGCGGCTGCGTCCGTACGAAGTCTCGCTGCTCGCGCCGCACGTGCGCCTGGTCGGCGCCCAGGGCGGGGCCAACGCTGTCGCCCTTGTCGCCTCCTCACAAGTTGCCCAGAACGAGCGGCTTTACATGGGGCAGTTTGAGGCACCGGTGCTCACCGCCGTGGACGCCGTGCATCAGCTGATCCATCGCATCGCAGTGCAccatcagctgctgcggcctgcagtggcggaggcagccgGTGGTGACGCTGCTACATTTGAGGATCTTCGGCTAcaagagctgcgccgcctcgccggGATGGAGCGCTTCCTCCCGGTCAGCTGGGTGACCCGCACTCCACCACCGTACGTGCCGCTCGAGTCAGACCTTCCTTTCCGCATTCAACTCTCCCGCCCCGCTGTGATTCGCACCGATGTGCGTCGCGGGCCAACCCGTGGCAAGGAGAACAGTAAAGTGGCGGCCACCTTTCCAACCGGCGGCTCCGTCGGCTCACCATTTGTGAAGGGGGTGCCGTTGAGCCTCTTCGAGTATAACATCCACCAGGGTGTGGACCACTACATCTTTGACGACGCCCCTAGCGCACGGCCGCTCAAGTGGTGGAACCAAAAGTCAAACATGCCGTACAGCGGCTACGTGTACGGCATGCGAAGCGGTCTGCTCGACTACGTGGAGCCGGCTGAGAAACTACCGAACCCACTTGCGCCACTCACCACGCCCGAGACGTCGGCTACACCTGTGAAGTCGGCGCGCCCGCGGAAGAAGCGTGTTGCCCGCGCACGGCGGCATACCTCCTCTGGTGGCGGTACTGCAGGGGCAGCGAGTGACGCACCACTCTCTGCGACAGGTgaagcagcagacgcagcgcagcgggcaGCACcgagcgcttcttcttcatcgCATCCAGATAATGCCGAGGACGATATGCCGCTGAACctggcggcggaggagctAACTGCTGGCAAAGAAGAGCTTAGCGGGTACGATGACGGCAGTAGGCAAGAGGCGACTCTGGACTGGGCTGAAGATGGCATGGACGTTTCCTTGGCCTCTTGGCCACCCCTGCATATGCTTGTGGCACCTACCACGGCTGCTCAGCGGCGTCTCAGGCGGTATGCAAAgccgtcgtcatcgctgccagctgctggtgctgcgtccACTCCATCGGCAACGCTGGCCAGCCGAGCGGATGtcctgctgcgccggcagATGCGACTGCGGCTAAAGCAGCGACGACAAAATGCGCAGAGAGTgtcaccgtcaccgcccGAGGACGCTGCGCGTCCCCCTGGCGCTACCTCCGGCGAGAAAACGCTGTAG
- the ISP1 gene encoding ecotin, putative (TriTrypDB/GeneDB-style sysID: LpmP.15.0340), protein MMSCCKTEAPYPHAESDEKRIVFALDPKGDDAERDQYRLQLIPGRVSEMSRNDAANHQILSGSIEQHTVEGWGAPFFHVKLAKEAAATLMQVHSEDHVEKSRKFVALSNTPLVPYTSRYPVVVYLPKDAELRYSIWCGGEQMQATTE, encoded by the coding sequence ATGATGTCCTGCTGTAAGACGGAGGCCCCGTACCCGCATGCAGAGTCGGATGAGAAACGCATCGTCTTTGCCCTCGACCCCAAGGGTGATGATGCGGAGAGGGATCAGTACAGACTGCAGCTCATCCCTGGCCGCGTGTCGGAGATGTCGCGCAACGACGCCGCGAATCATCAGATACTCAGCGGCAGTATTGAACAACACACCGTAGAGGGTTGGGGCGCCCCGTTCTTCCACGTGAAGCTAGCGAAggaagccgccgccacgctcaTGCAGGTCCACAGTGAGGACCACGTCGAGAAATCTCGCAAGTTTGTCGCCCTGTCGAACACACCTCTGGTCCCGTACACAAGCCGCTATCCGGTCGTAGTGTATCTGCCCAAAGACGCGGAGCTGCGCTACAGCATCTGGTGCGGAGGCGAGCAGATGCAGGCGACCACGGAGTGA
- the ISP2-1 gene encoding ecotin, putative (TriTrypDB/GeneDB-style sysID: LpmP.15.0350), with protein MLRAEARIGLGSHDVRRTLIKEELRPLAPPCVACGSGASYDPTASPLATGSAQSRSMAASAGADGDIADIPSAWLEGNFHLKPAIDDEGEAVAASTGAAPLPPASSSVLRTYQALCTAAEEVDYDLLYEEGLRQVEERDVETGLATTWRTRRCPSVSLLFSSMTMTASAGSSEARGERPLLACGAAALHDLYTKPPSWPFATGRGATGRLSAALLASRPASQASIMSAATSSAITTTTTTSKVKAPVSRSNGSRGSIGTLSSLSAEATAVVRSYAATFTEALRQVVQAQRHYSSGVGGDPPRLGSTSGARLGKNDKEGSNSPAVHEWRTHMTAALMLAICSSCHAWFERTLQQPRRPPPSEGVQQRAAGDADNAPRCCCPRCGHDVDAETGGDTPTTAAAWSGPRWVWPPSVSTADFDAVARDSTGTSTRAIDSAVVRCLQEPFAPAMATRQHSSSGTGGEPCGTNGVGFAEAGDGDEEKPFAALVRHSRASKLRARKEKRRDTMGTSAAEAHTHQAPWSLASMTPFRPSAEWASTTVSEGGSIARGCTETGMSGKTMTFPVAAPPSESPPLSELAVPPRENLLAQSLRGALSCLYFHELWANAMGEQLL; from the coding sequence ATGCTGCGGGCAGAGGCGCGGATAGGCCTGGGCTCGCATGATGTGCGGCGAACACTCATCAAGGAGGAGCTTCGACCGCTTGCGCCACCTTGCGTTGCTTGCGGTAGTGGTGCCTCATATGACCCAACAGCATCGCCGCTTGCCACCGGCTCTGCGCAGTCCAGATCCATGGCTGCGTCAGCAGGAGCCGACGGCGACATCGCTGACATACCGTCCGCGTGGCTGGAAGGCAATTTTCACCTCAAGCCAGCTATCGATGATGAAGGTGAAGCAGTGGCCGCGTCTACCGGCGCTGCACCTTTGCCACCAGCCTCTAGCAGTGTACTCCGCACGTATCAGGCGCTGTGCACCGCGGCCGAGGAGGTGGACTACGACTTGTTGTACGAGGAGGGACTGCGACAGGTAGAGGAGCGAGATGTTGAGACGGGACTGGCGACCACCTGGCGAACGCGGCGTTGCCCATCAGTGTCGCTGCTTTTCAGTTCAATGACGATGACGGCCTCAGCGGGGAGCAGCGAGGCACGAGGGGAGCGCCCGCTATTGgcgtgcggtgccgctgccttgcACGACTTGTACACGAAACCACCGTCGTGGCCGTTTGCGACTGGCCGCGGCGCGACTGGCCGCCTTTCCGCTGCACTCTTGGCCTCTCGGCCCGCCTCGCAGGCGTCCATCATGTCCGCCGCGACATCGTCGGcgatcaccaccaccaccactacgaGCAAGGTGAAAGCGCCGGTGTCGCGCTCGAATGGCAGCCGTGGTAGTATTGGTACACTTTCCTCTCTATCAGCGGAGGCCACGGCGGTAGTGCGCAGCTACGCGGCAACGTTCACGGAGGCGCTCCGCCAAGTTGTGCAAGCGCAGCGTCACTACTCAAGCGGGGTAGGCGGTGACCCACCACGGCTGGGTTCGACCTCAGGGGCACGGCTTGGGAAAAATGACAAGgaaggcagcaacagccctGCTGTGCACGAGTGGCGGACGCACATGACGGCGGCTTTGATGTTGGCCATCTGCTCATCATGTCACGCGTGGTTTGAGCGCACGCTGCAACAGCCACGGCGGCCCCCGCCGTCGGAGGGGGTGCAACAGCGGGCAGCGGGAGACGCGGATAACGCTCCGAGATGCTGCTGTCCTCGTTGCGGCCACGATGTCGACGCAGAAACCGGCGGCGACACACCaacgactgctgctgcgtggtcAGGACCGCGGTGGGTCTGGCCGCCGTCTGTCAGTACTGCGGACTTTGATGCAGTTGCACGAGATTCCACTGGAACCTCCACAAGGGCTATTGACTCCGCTGTGGTCCGCTGCCTGCAGGAGCCCTTCGCCCCAGCCATGGCAACaaggcagcacagcagcagcggcacgggtGGCGAACCTTGCGGCACCAACGGTGTCGGCTTCGCAGAAGCCGGCGACGGAGACGAAGAGAAACCCTTCGCTGCGCTGGTCAGGCACAGCCGGGCCTCGAAGCTGAGGgcgcgaaaagaaaagaggagggacaCAATGGGCACCAGtgccgcagaggcacacacgcaccaggCGCCGTGGAGCCTCGCTTCGATGACGCCTTTTCGTCCATCCGCAGAGTGGGCGTCAACCACAGTGTCTGAGGGTGGCAGCATAGCCCGTGGTTGCACCGAGACTGGAATGTCGGGCAAAACAATGACCTTCCCTGTAGCAGCACCACCCTCTGAATCTCCCCCCTTGAGCGAGCTAGCTGTACCCCCTCGCGAGAACCTGTTGGCCCAGAGCCTTCGCGGTGCCCTCAGCTGCCTTTACTTTCACGAACTATGGGCGAATGCGATGGGGGAGCAGTTGTTGTGA
- the ISP3-1 gene encoding ecotin, putative (TriTrypDB/GeneDB-style sysID: LpmP.15.0360) — MVKGTFEYVFQQVLWLIGSAAQLIAAMGIGIKWMFMTVRCVTFAALDLMYFMPNILWYLLSPNIIRRVSYRSSRTTKLRNLEALLSKQVCADPLTSAVRSGTFSWNSMSNHHEAFLQGNLASGSRRAGSPSLPLPSGPEVDRETVERWACTINPADGTFVNGLPVNITDEESPPSVSRLNTALKYNSFDDTLAALQRVYRHRSQQQQQQGKMNFVASHAESSLSQVSVFPEASNESFTDSDDEADVEDRMNLHNRATLDIYLPVPLDSLFRFMDQERKSNETAPMQDCEKSHDSRKGGGGGGTSRRQPQPSAQKRRCRLLRKRFPILISVNGGAWIIGCYFWNFLVARLFAARGYVVFCPDYRNFPQTTMEGMTLDVSDAIAWVLNNAERYNGDLNNVTLIGQSAGAHLTMMSLLSQAQLSAYRCNAEQGTYEGVPPPSDVAYNVPRYNPRESIHRYVGLSGIYNVGGLVRHFDQRGLYRDVLYQIAGGKAHMARYTLNAYFDDRRGGDTGEVLPDNIFDFFPQRMFFMHGDADKSAPLTESANIVYIMRNAQRDAIVKAIQENPEAAKTLPKPVTIEYILVPGATHTDSIIEEPLCGNSHIVEFLSYYDIDDDERRHAQLTGKTATAAPIGKDGGASVTDGAHSRTSSVTASSAAGGATDGSSSVSKLMDLEAISKGLSPVLSGISPEVHYKFPIIPATRPDGFLLSPCPSSSRSKLMRLASYICPF, encoded by the coding sequence ATGGTCAAAGGCACCTTCGAGTATGTCTTTCAGCAGGTGCTGTGGCTGAtaggcagcgctgcacagctGATTGCAGCGATGGGTATCGGTATTAAGTGGATGTTCATGACAGTGCGCTGCGTGACCTTCGCCGCATTGGACTTGATGTATTTCATGCCGAACATCCTCTGGTACCTACTCTCGCCGAACATAATCCGCCGCGTGTCATACCGCTCCTCCCGGACGACGAAGCTGCGCAACTTGGAGGCGCTTCTGTCAAAACAAGTGTGTGCAGACCCGCTGACGAGTGCGGTGCGCTCTGGCACCTTCTCTTGGAATTCCATGAGCAATCACCATGAAGCATTCCTGCAGGGAAACCTCGCCAGTGGCAGTCGCCGTGCCGGctctccgtcgctgcctctgcccAGTGGCCCGGAGGTGGACCGGGAAACGGTGGAGCGGTGGGCTTGCACGATCAACCCGGCCGACGGCACCTTCGTCAACGGGCTTCCGGTGAACATAACCGACGAGGAGAGTCCTCCGAGCGTATCTCGGCTTAATACGGCCCTGAAGTACAACTCCTTCGACGACACGCTCGCCGCCCTACAACGCGTGTACCGTCATCGCagtcagcagcaacagcagcaggggaaGATGAACTTCGTGGCGTCACATGCGGAGTCGTCATTGTCGCAGGTTTCGGTGTTTCCCGAGGCTTCGAACGAGAGCTTCACGGACTCTGATGATGAGGCCGATGTGGAAGACCGGATGAACCTGCATAACCGCGCCACTCTGGACATCTACCTCCCCGTCCCGCTGGACTCGCTCTTCCGCTTTATGGATCAAGAGCGCAAGTCCAACGAAACGGCGCCCATGCAGGACTGCGAAAAGTCTCACGATAGCCGaaaaggcggcggcggtggcggcacctCGAGGCGACAGCCGCAACCTTCGGCACAGAAGCGTCGCTGTaggctgctgcgcaagcgctTTCCCATTTTGATCTCCGTCAACGGTGGCGCATGGATCATTGGCTGCTACTTCTGGAACTTCTTGGTCGCACGTCTCTTCGCCGCGCGCGGCTACGTCGTCTTCTGCCCCGACTATCGCAACTTCCCGCAGACAACGATGGAGGGCATGACGCTGGACGTCTCAGACGCCATCGCGTGGGTGTTGAACAACGCAGAGCGCTACAATGGAGACCTGAACAACGTGACGCTCATTGGCCAGTCCGCCGGTGCGCACCTGACGATGatgtcgctgctctctcagGCGCAGCTCTCCGCGTACCGGTGCAACGCAGAGCAAGGCACCTACGAAGGTGTCCCACCGCCGTCGGACGTCGCCTACAACGTCCCCCGCTACAACCCGCGTGAGTCGATTCACCGTTACGTCGGCCTAAGCGGCATCTACAACGTCGGCGGTCTTGTGAGGCACTTCGACCAGCGAGGCCTCTACCGGGACGTGCTGTACCAAATTGCCGGTGGAAAGGCGCACATGGCGCGCTACACGCTGAACGCCTACTTCGATgaccgccgcggtggcgacacGGGCGAAGTGCTGCCGGACAACATCTTCGACTTCTTCCCTCAGCGCATGTTTTTCATGCACGGCGACGCGGACAAGAGCGCACCCCTCACGGAGAGTGCGAATATCGTTTACATCATGCGCAACGCGCAGCGGGACGCGATTGTAAAGGCCATTCAGGAGAACCCAGAGGCTGCCAAGACGCTGCCGAAGCCAGTGACCATCGAGTACATCCTCGTCCCCGGCGCCACGCACACCGACTCCATCATCGAGGAGCCGCTCTGTGGCAACAGTCACATCGTAGAATTCTTGTCCTACTACGACATCGACGATGACGAACGTCGACACGCGCAGTTGACCGGGAaaacagcgacggcagcgcccaTCGGCAAAGACGGCGGGGCAAGCGTGACAGACGGGGCGCACTCCCGAACGTCGAGCGTGACCGCGAGCAGTGCAGCTGGTGGCGCTACTGACGGCTCTAGCTCCGTGTCGAAGCTAATGGACCTGGAAGCCATCTCGAAGGGTCTGAGTCCTGTGCTGAGTGGTATCTCGCCGGAGGTACACTACAAGTTTCCGATCATTCCCGCCACGCGGCCGGACGGTTTCTTGCTCTCCCCGTGCCCGTCTTCCTCGCGCAGTAAGCTGATGCGGCTCGCCAGCTACATCTGTCCTTTTTGA
- a CDS encoding hypothetical protein (TriTrypDB/GeneDB-style sysID: LpmP.15.0370), whose protein sequence is MLPYAVRQLVWMLTSALQLLYALSTGVVWVAQMLRLFVYSACVAVCFIPHCWWYLTSPNIIRRVSYRSSEKTKRRNILRVLEAEGVDLHEVLRKDSIVQAMQPPHQVQLSSSSAVALAVARRRRRLETAAATGQRDGAGKDCTGCQSRQWPARGPLTPRHHRLVPCRSPSSACREGEAEAPAVDQRMRGFSGDHRLPHAIDGEIDDRALSLLYPTSLSSPLRDGEASGGGCDQRLPPGLNSEPLGRGSDKCDTIAVVSSSLQRRPHPSPSHSAFNGPRHGGIDASTCDPHSVTALERLVGTATCNLNPADGSAMRSLPLRQPQHPQLQRFSIGDTVAQRSREPEGAEQQQQEAHSGPSVADAARAKVQSSLPSSSGTENQPYKLRRSAAGDEAATTRAAPADSMEEPMNRCNHLGSQQHVWAYEGRPVYYETLPKASPSSDPMLRDVLAAFHDAEGVKVTAGLSQDDHSSGPHSRRQTGGATARRQRRRGGAPPQHRRGRAKREASAHALRTPHARTFSEENFFVDLDEEDEEDRMNLHNRATVDIVLPAPLDTIMKTLQYAQQSKRLRRKRFPIVIDVSGAMWIIGSHLWSTMIARVLAQRGYVVFCPDYRNFPQTTMEGMTLDVSDAIAWVLNNAERYNGDLNNVTLIGHSAGAHLTMMSLLSQAQLSAYRCNAEQGTYEGVPPPSDVAYNVPRYNPRESIHRYVGLSGIYNVEGLVNHFQAKGLYRDVLYQIAGGKAHMARYTLNAYFDDRRGGDTGEVLPDNIFDFFPQRMFFMHGDADKSAPIGESSSLVGMLRAAQERYTQRRSVRNEEARRHAQRSRRLLPGVLAAAAGEARSSSTAPTTGVSTSASAQRTAAVGFANVGSTAMTAAEGPFGTAVKLTDPSETILVQNSDPFDTDAAPYLPQQQQPYATDAPLFSILSPMSISPIIPSSREDRAQPPVEVGFLVISGGGHSDAFVDECVAAGRSCCVDFLCDYESAIDLQGNTSEPVSHRLDCEGISGNPLSGSVWTASMTAEDRTPLFGAHASKMSVMPDAVLPLAVPYEERSLPLRLCTMISPF, encoded by the coding sequence ATGTTGCCGTACGCTGTTCGGCAGCTGGTGTGGATGCTCACCAGTGCCCTGCAGCTACTCTACGCGCTCAGCACAGGagtggtgtgggtggcgcAAATGCTTCGGCTTTTTGTCTACAGCGCCTGTGTCGCGGTGTGCTTCATCCCGCACTGCTGGTGGTACCTGACCTCTCCCAACATAATCCGCCGCGTGTCGTACCGCTCCTCCGAGAAGACGAAGCGGCGCAACATCCTGCGcgtgctggaggcggagggcgtGGACCTacacgaggtgctgcgcaaggaCTCCATCGTGCAAGCCATGCAGCCACCACACCAGGTGCAGCTGTCATCGTCCTCAGCCGTTGCGCTTGCGGTGGCAcgtcgtcgacgtcgtcTCGAGACTGCGGCTGCCACCGGACAGAGGGATGGGGCAGGCAAAGACTGCACTGGTTGCCAGTCACGACAGTGGCCAGCGCGCGGTCCACTAACgccacgccaccaccgcctcgtgCCGTGCAGGTCTCCGTCCTCGGCgtgcagagaaggagaggcggaggcgcctGCCGTGGACCAGCGCATGCGTGGCTTCAGTGGTGATCACAGACTACCCCACGCAATCGACGGCGAGATTGATGATCGTGCTCTCTCCCTGCTGTATCCCACCTCCTTATCATCCCCTCTGCGGGACGGGGAAGCCTCTGGTGGCGGGTGTGATCAGCGCCTGCCACCTGGCCTCAACAGCGAGCCGTTGGGCCGCGGCTCCGACAAGTGCGACACGATCGCCGTCGTATCCTCGTCTttgcagcgccgcccccaCCCATCACCTTCGCACTCGGCGTTCAATGGGCCACGTCACGGCGGAATCGATGCCTCGACGTGCGATCCGCACAGTGTCACAGCGCTTGAGCGGCTGGTGGGCACCGCCACGTGCAACCTGAACCCGGCAGACGGCTCTGCCATGCGCAGCTTGCCTCTGCGCCAGCCCCAGCATCCCCAACTACAGCGATTCTCCATCGGAGACACCGTTGCGCAGCGCTCACGAGAGCCAGAAggtgcggagcagcagcagcaggaggctCACAGTGGCCCCTCCGTGGCTGACGCGGCACGCGCCAAGGTGCAAAGTAGTCTGCCATCAAGCAGCGGAACGGAAAACCAGCCTTACAAGCTTCGGCGTAGTGCCGCTGGTGATGAGGCTGccaccacacgcgcagcgccggctgATAGCATGGAAGAGCCGATGAACAGGTGCAACCATCTTGGCAGCCAGCAGCATGTGTGGGCGTATGAAGGCCGTCCTGTGTACTACGAGACACTGCCCAAGGCGAGCCCCTCGAGCGATCCGATGCTGCGAGACGTGCTGGCCGCCTTTCACGACGCGGAGGGGGTGAAGGTGACGGCGGGGCTCTCACAGGACGATCACAGTTCAGGGCCGCATTCACGGCGCCAAACCGGCGGCGCGACAGCGAGGCGACAACGTCGGCGAGGTggtgcaccaccgcagcaccgccgcgggcGCGCAAAGCGCGAAGCGTCGGCACATGCGCTACGCACGCCGCACGCCCGCACCTTCTCCGAAGAAAACTTCTTCGTCGAtctcgacgaggaggacgaggaggatcGCATGAACCTGCACAACCGCGCCACGGTGGACATTGTTCTGCCAGCGCCACTCGATACCATCATGAAGACGCTCCAGTACGCACAGCAGAGTAAGCGGCTCCGCCGCAAGCGCTTTCCCATTGTCATTGACGTCTCGGGGGCGATGTGGATCATTGGCAGCCACCTCTGGAGCACCATGATAGCCCGGGTGCTGGCCCAGCGCGGCTACGTCGTCTTCTGCCCCGACTATCGCAACTTCCCGCAGACAACGATGGAGGGCATGACGCTGGACGTCTCAGACGCCATCGCGTGGGTGTTGAACAACGCAGAGCGCTACAATGGAGACCTGAACAACGTGACGCTCATTGGCCACTCCGCCGGTGCGCACCTGACGATGatgtcgctgctctctcagGCGCAGCTCTCCGCGTACCGGTGCAACGCCGAGCAAGGCACCTACGAAGGTGTCCCACCGCCGTCGGACGTCGCCTACAACGTCCCCCGCTACAACCCGCGTGAGTCGATTCACCGTTACGTCGGCCTAAGCGGCATCTACAACGTCGAAGGTCTCGTGAACCACTTCCAGGCAAAGGGCCTCTACCGGGACGTGCTGTACCAAATTGCCGGTGGAAAGGCGCACATGGCGCGCTACACGCTGAACGCCTACTTCGATgaccgccgcggtggcgacacGGGCGAAGTGCTGCCGGACAACATCTTCGACTTCTTCCCTCAGCGCATGTTTTTCATGCACGGCGACGCGGACAAGAGCGCACCCATCGGCGAGAGCTCGTCCCTGGTCGGTATGCTGCGGGCTGCACAGGAGCGCTACACGCAGCGTCGCAGTGTGcgcaacgaggaggcgcggcgtCACGCTCAACGCAGCCGTCGTTTGCTACCTGGTGTCttggctgccgcagcaggtgaagcgaggagcagcagcacagctccCACAACCGGCGTCTCCACGAGTGCCTCGGCACAGCGtaccgcagcggtgggctTTGCTAACGTGGGCTCGACCGCCATGACTGCTGCCGAAGGACCATTCGGCACGGCAGTGAAGCTGACCGACCCCTCGGAGACCATCTTAGTCCAGAACAGTGATCCTTTCGATACCGACGCAGCACCGTActtgccgcagcagcagcagccctaTGCGACAGAcgcccctcttttttccATTTTGTCGCCCATGTCCATCAGCCCCATCATCCCTTCCTCACGCGAGGACCGCGCTCAGCcgccggtggaggtgggctTCCTCGTGATCTCTGGCGGTGGGCATTCAGACGCCTTTGTGGATGAGTGCGTCGCAGCgggtcgcagctgctgcgtcgacTTCCTCTGCGACTACGAGTCGGCAATCGACCTCCAAGGCAACACCTCCGAGCCCGTCTCGCACAGACTCGACTGCGAGGGCATCAGTGGCAACCCCCTCAGTGGCTCAGTGTGGACCGCGTCCATGACGGCAGAGGACAGGACCCCACTCTTTGGTGCACACGCGTCGAAGATGAGCGTGATGCCCGACGCGGTGTTGCCGCTTGCCGTGCCGTACGAAGAGCGCTCGCTTCCACTACGACTGTGCACAATGATTTCTCCCTTTTAA